In the Deinococcus ficus genome, one interval contains:
- a CDS encoding toxic anion resistance protein encodes MTNPNDLPSLTPPEPLQAPAAVPQVSPEQSGEMVHLTPEQRSKLDQMAQEFVQGLLTADPNGPEFKRKSDTLHNLGGQDIRAAANVSNRMLDRPIKATKSGLYDENSTVTKGLMDLRRTVEALDPSRQGGALSPRKLLGMIPMGRKVDDYFMKYQSAQGHLNAILETLYRSQDELRKDNASIEQEKVNLWNAMQRLRQHAYVGRAVDDALSRRIAEIEATDPDKARVVKEELLFAVRQRVTDVLTQLAVSVQGYMALDLVRRNNLELIKGVDRATSTTVSALRTAVVVSQALVNQKLVLDQVTALNTTTGNMIEGTSRMLREQSAAIHQQAGSATINLDQLKASFDNVYAALDQISDFKAQALDNFSRTINTLQGEVDGAQRRLDRVRNELAEDATRDLNVQSRTRDDLSL; translated from the coding sequence ATGACCAACCCCAACGATCTGCCCTCCCTCACGCCCCCCGAGCCGCTGCAGGCGCCCGCCGCCGTGCCCCAGGTGAGCCCCGAGCAGTCCGGCGAGATGGTGCACCTGACGCCCGAGCAGCGCAGCAAACTGGACCAGATGGCGCAGGAATTCGTGCAGGGCCTGCTCACCGCCGACCCCAACGGCCCGGAATTCAAGCGCAAGAGTGACACCCTGCACAACCTGGGCGGGCAGGACATCCGCGCGGCCGCGAACGTCAGCAACCGCATGCTGGACCGGCCCATCAAGGCCACCAAGAGCGGCCTGTACGACGAGAACAGCACCGTCACCAAGGGCCTGATGGACCTGCGCCGCACCGTCGAGGCCCTGGACCCCTCCCGGCAGGGCGGCGCGCTGAGCCCCCGCAAGCTGCTGGGCATGATCCCCATGGGCCGCAAGGTGGACGACTACTTCATGAAGTACCAGTCGGCGCAGGGCCACCTGAACGCCATCCTGGAAACGCTGTACCGCAGCCAGGACGAGCTGCGCAAGGACAACGCCAGCATCGAACAGGAGAAGGTGAACCTCTGGAACGCCATGCAGCGCCTGCGCCAGCACGCCTACGTGGGCCGCGCTGTGGACGACGCCCTGAGCCGCCGCATCGCCGAGATCGAGGCCACCGACCCCGACAAGGCCCGCGTGGTGAAAGAAGAACTGCTGTTCGCGGTGCGCCAGCGCGTCACCGACGTGCTGACGCAGCTGGCCGTGAGCGTGCAGGGTTACATGGCCCTGGATCTCGTGCGGCGCAACAACCTGGAACTCATCAAGGGCGTGGACCGCGCCACCAGCACCACCGTCAGCGCCCTGCGCACCGCCGTGGTCGTCTCGCAGGCGCTGGTGAACCAGAAGCTCGTGCTGGACCAGGTCACCGCCCTGAACACCACCACCGGCAACATGATCGAGGGCACCAGCCGCATGCTGCGCGAGCAGTCCGCCGCCATTCACCAGCAGGCCGGCAGCGCCACCATCAACCTCGATCAGCTCAAGGCCAGTTTCGACAACGTGTACGCCGCGCTGGACCAGATCAGCGACTTCAAGGCCCAGGCCCTCGACAACTTCAGCCGCACCATCAACACCCTGCAGGGCGAGGTGGACGGCGCCCAGCGCCGCCTGGACCGCGTGCGCAACGAACTCGCCGAGGACGCCACCCGCGACCTGAACGTGCAGAGCCGCACCCGCGACGACCTCAGCCTGTAA
- a CDS encoding BsuPI-related putative proteinase inhibitor has product MTRSLLTRTRGALLTLGLAGAGLTLAQSGVPALPPSSPTPSTPTTAPATAPAPTTTNSGYTMEQLQAVLPLLEGLKTLQTSAIDQTRGRVVVGGLSAVDRLTLIQRLRAANLPLGIVDYGAPSTTGTVTSGGSTGTVTQTPTAPTTPPATTTPARPSVTTLPAARSPQLTQPHTAALTGPTSVRAGEGGTWSFALRNTGTQAIRLQHGACDVRFEVVNAAGQVVRPDPKNTLCTMQIVMTDVAPGQSREVQKIVWDGKDASGRAVSAGTYTLRAVFNGPAYIRATDLTVTVR; this is encoded by the coding sequence ATGACAAGGTCTCTCCTGACCCGCACCCGTGGCGCCCTGCTCACCCTCGGCCTGGCCGGCGCTGGCCTGACCCTGGCCCAGAGCGGCGTGCCCGCCCTGCCCCCCAGTTCGCCCACCCCGTCCACGCCCACCACGGCGCCCGCAACCGCGCCGGCCCCCACCACCACCAACTCCGGGTACACCATGGAGCAGCTCCAGGCCGTGCTGCCGCTGCTGGAGGGCCTCAAGACCCTGCAGACCAGCGCCATCGACCAGACCCGCGGCCGGGTGGTCGTGGGCGGCCTGAGCGCCGTGGACCGCCTCACGCTGATCCAGCGGCTGCGCGCCGCGAACCTCCCGCTGGGCATCGTGGACTACGGCGCGCCGAGCACCACCGGCACCGTGACCAGCGGTGGCAGCACCGGCACGGTCACGCAGACGCCCACCGCCCCCACCACGCCGCCCGCGACGACCACGCCGGCCCGGCCGAGCGTGACGACGCTGCCTGCCGCGCGCAGCCCGCAGCTCACCCAGCCGCACACCGCGGCCCTGACCGGCCCCACCAGCGTCCGCGCGGGTGAGGGCGGCACCTGGAGCTTCGCCCTGCGCAACACCGGCACCCAGGCCATCCGCCTGCAGCATGGGGCCTGCGACGTGCGCTTCGAGGTGGTGAACGCTGCCGGGCAGGTGGTGCGGCCCGATCCGAAGAACACCCTGTGCACCATGCAGATCGTGATGACCGACGTCGCCCCCGGCCAGAGCCGCGAGGTGCAGAAGATCGTCTGGGACGGCAAGGATGCCAGCGGCCGCGCCGTGAGCGCCGGCACGTACACCCTCCGCGCCGTGTTCAACGGCCCGGCCTACATCCGCGCCACGGACCTGACCGTCACCGTCCGCTGA
- a CDS encoding dynamin family protein yields the protein MLVSERVQDLLTRERVLLADIQSFLEGQGAPPEVVEHARTAVRALDEAFLMVVVGEFNAGKSSFLNALLGAQVLPEGVTPTTDRIYVLVHGEKPGQVEPTRDPFVSRLTYPLPSLDGVAVVDTPGTNAIIRQHQALTEGFLPRADLVLFLTSADRPFTESERQFLSLAAKWGRSVIMVVNKADLLETQEQRHQVREFVEAGARGVLGLTPPVLLISARGEQRGGDPGFHALRAVLKMRLSETERTRLKLQNPLGTAAELLGGEETRAAAARQTLAEDLRVLTDLEAQREHHRGTMQGELDGQLNRLGRLLSEFEVRADRFIDDKLRFSNLRGLMNSRDLEEQFRREAVGDLPEAIDRQFGNMIDRFVETNLHFWEDVQAFLIRRQPQSEVARTRFSYDRSALLEGIAGSARDHLALTTQQELARQLSQDAEDAMKGVIGGLAGGVGIGAGIGALIGATALDFTGGILAGLTLGSLGLFVLPNKRLQAHRQLRAKVGELREALERIVRREYEREQERADARLRDAISPFTRFTEQEQARLEGARTRGEDLRAQLEALTTDVKALN from the coding sequence ATGCTGGTTTCGGAGCGGGTGCAGGACCTTCTCACGCGGGAGCGCGTGCTGTTGGCGGACATTCAGTCGTTCCTGGAGGGTCAGGGCGCGCCGCCGGAGGTGGTGGAGCACGCCCGGACGGCGGTGCGGGCGCTGGACGAGGCGTTCCTGATGGTGGTGGTGGGGGAGTTCAACGCCGGGAAGAGCAGTTTCCTGAACGCGCTGCTGGGCGCGCAGGTCCTTCCGGAGGGCGTGACGCCCACCACGGACCGCATCTACGTGCTGGTGCATGGGGAGAAGCCGGGGCAGGTGGAGCCCACCCGGGATCCGTTCGTGAGCCGGCTGACGTACCCGCTGCCGAGCCTGGACGGGGTGGCGGTGGTGGACACGCCGGGCACGAACGCGATCATCCGGCAGCATCAGGCGCTGACGGAGGGGTTCCTGCCGCGCGCGGACCTGGTGCTGTTCCTGACGAGCGCGGACCGGCCGTTCACGGAGTCCGAGCGGCAGTTCCTGAGTCTGGCGGCGAAATGGGGCCGCAGCGTGATCATGGTGGTGAACAAGGCGGATCTGCTGGAGACGCAGGAGCAGCGGCATCAGGTGCGGGAGTTCGTGGAGGCGGGCGCGCGGGGCGTGCTGGGCCTGACGCCGCCGGTGTTGCTGATCAGCGCGCGGGGCGAGCAGCGCGGGGGAGATCCGGGGTTCCACGCCCTGCGGGCGGTGCTGAAGATGCGCCTGTCGGAGACGGAGCGCACTCGCCTGAAACTGCAGAATCCGCTGGGCACGGCCGCGGAGTTGCTGGGCGGTGAGGAGACGCGGGCGGCGGCGGCGCGGCAAACGCTGGCGGAGGACCTGCGGGTGCTCACGGACCTGGAGGCGCAGCGGGAGCATCACCGCGGCACCATGCAGGGGGAGCTGGACGGGCAGCTTAACCGTCTGGGCCGGCTTCTGAGCGAGTTCGAGGTCCGCGCGGACCGCTTTATCGACGACAAGCTGCGTTTCTCGAACCTGCGGGGCCTGATGAACAGCCGGGACCTGGAGGAGCAGTTTCGTCGGGAGGCGGTGGGGGACCTGCCGGAGGCCATCGACCGGCAGTTCGGGAACATGATCGACCGGTTCGTGGAGACGAACCTGCACTTCTGGGAGGACGTACAGGCGTTCCTGATCCGCCGGCAGCCGCAGAGCGAGGTGGCGCGCACGCGGTTCAGTTATGACCGGTCGGCGCTGCTGGAGGGCATCGCGGGGAGCGCGCGGGACCACCTGGCGCTGACCACGCAGCAGGAGCTGGCGCGGCAGCTGTCGCAGGACGCCGAGGACGCCATGAAGGGCGTGATCGGGGGGCTGGCAGGCGGCGTGGGGATCGGCGCGGGCATCGGGGCGCTGATCGGCGCGACCGCGCTGGATTTCACCGGGGGCATCCTGGCGGGCCTGACGCTGGGCAGCCTGGGGCTGTTCGTGCTCCCGAACAAGAGATTGCAGGCGCACCGGCAGCTGCGCGCCAAGGTGGGCGAACTGCGCGAGGCGCTGGAACGCATCGTGCGCCGCGAGTACGAGCGTGAGCAGGAGCGTGCCGACGCCCGGCTGCGGGACGCGATCAGCCCGTTCACGCGCTTCACCGAGCAGGAGCAGGCGCGCCTGGAGGGCGCCCGGACCCGGGGTGAGGACCTGCGCGCGCAGCTGGAGGCGCTGACCACGGACGTGAAGGCGCTGAACTGA
- a CDS encoding IclR family transcriptional regulator: protein MLSLQKASNILGAFSAEQPEWGVRALATHLGVPRATAHAYLAGLTEAGFLRRTPAGKYRLSWHLAEMGAQLTGSLPWFADARALLTRLALEVRSVAFLCVLEGENVVAAIRERHPDADIDMPLDVYLPATATASGKILYAHLDVQPKDFTDCTQSSITTRDEWRTEVAKVLRLGYAYSIEEWIPGQCTLAVPYHHGDEVVASIGVQMSAQRYLREESAIREKVMQIVHEAELQG from the coding sequence GTGCTCTCCCTGCAGAAAGCCTCCAACATCCTGGGTGCCTTCAGTGCCGAACAGCCTGAATGGGGGGTCCGCGCCCTCGCCACCCACCTGGGCGTGCCCCGCGCCACCGCACACGCCTACCTGGCCGGCCTCACCGAGGCCGGTTTTTTACGGCGCACCCCGGCCGGCAAGTACCGCCTGTCCTGGCACCTCGCCGAGATGGGCGCCCAGCTCACCGGCTCCCTGCCCTGGTTCGCCGACGCCCGCGCCCTGCTGACCCGCCTGGCACTGGAGGTCCGTTCCGTGGCGTTCCTGTGCGTGCTGGAAGGCGAGAACGTCGTGGCCGCCATCCGTGAACGCCACCCGGACGCCGACATCGACATGCCGCTCGACGTGTACCTGCCCGCCACCGCCACCGCCAGCGGCAAGATCCTGTACGCGCACCTGGACGTGCAGCCCAAGGACTTCACCGACTGCACCCAGAGCAGCATCACCACCCGCGACGAGTGGCGCACCGAGGTCGCCAAGGTCCTGCGCCTCGGGTACGCCTACAGCATCGAGGAATGGATTCCCGGGCAGTGCACCCTGGCCGTGCCCTACCACCACGGCGACGAGGTCGTGGCCTCCATCGGCGTGCAGATGAGCGCCCAGCGTTACCTGCGCGAAGAAAGCGCCATCCGCGAGAAGGTCATGCAGATCGTCCACGAGGCCGAGCTCCAGGGCTGA